The region ATATGAAAAACAGTAACTTGTTTTCAATGTAACTAAgtcatacaaaaatataatccaATCCTTCTACACAATACCTGCATAAGTAATACGCGTTTAAATTATAtacttagtacctacctaacaatCCATCAATATACCTAGTTAAATCAAAATcgcattaaatatttaaatatatacaaCGATGAAACTAACAAACAAATAACATAAGGGCATGTTTACCTTCACACtcctaaattaaaattagttacatAAACATTTAAATTATATGCGTGCATGTAAACAAGTTTTTGTAGGTACTACTTAAGTACTGGTATGAGTGTTGTACACTATTGACTCTATATcttctaattttatttatatacaatatTGTTGTAGTAaacattattaagttaagtactaatattatataagttaagtatataatatttacaaaaaacaaaggacattcacacattaaagTACAACTAAATGTATTGACTCTTTTGACTGTTAATTCCATAGGTAGACATACTAtgcaaaaaacaataaatagtaaaaagtattctaaaaaaaaacatttttaaataattacctacgtaATAAAGACTTTTAACACGATGGCATAATGTTGATACCTTCAATAACTCATTAGTCGACATTTGAGTCAGGTTCAATAGTTCAAACCTTGTgaagtaagtacttaattaacATCGCAAACATTCCGAGCGATGTAATTACGATCATAAATAACTTTTACTGATCTAAGAAGCCAGCGCTCTTCACAATTTTATAGATCCTCTCCCTAGGGATCTTTTCAGCCTCCCTCTCAACGACCTGCATCTCCTTGTTGGTGAACCACGACTCTTTCGCCAAAGCTTCAGCAATCGCTGGATTGTCATAGAAGTCTCGAGACTTGAGAAGTTCACGCGGTAGATGAGCGTCCCGGGCGGCGTTTTGTTCGACGGCGGGATGCGGGCGAACAAGTGGACCAGCGTTCTCGGCGTACTCAACTCCGATTGGCTGCAGCGCCTGGGTAAAGATGAGCGCAGGGTGCGCGTGCGCTGCAGCCACGATGGCAAGGAGAATTAAGCAGCGCATTGTCTAAAATTACAGgaacaaaattattattaggtcaatacatatacataatatatattaaagCAGTGAAAGACTTCGTAAagttatttagttttagttacgagtaaaggatgactcacgtcacaccgggccgtgtccgggccggagcgtccggtgcatcgttttctatggaaagcgtcacgtgatcccctgtcatgtcatagaaaagtaagcgccggaagctccggcccggacacggcccggtctaacgtgagtcatccttaagtatTGTATCCAAATCTTAGGGAGTGTTTTGAATCGACACGAGCGTGTGAATTACTtgttcgcacatgtatcgtacagtaggtacaacgttttacattaggtaatatatttaaatcaatttactGTATtcgggcatttctatttaaagttataccattttttttgtgttagaattcggaatttttatattatttctacttagaatcacgagctttttccatttttacggAGAAAAAACGTGTCCCCAAAATTTTTCTATGACCGTAACAAAACAGACAACAagaatttgtatgaaattttgagacacttttttcttgtattaagatcgaaagagctcgtgattctgagtggaaataatataaaaattccaaaatctaaaat is a window of Cydia splendana chromosome 1, ilCydSple1.2, whole genome shotgun sequence DNA encoding:
- the LOC134790626 gene encoding uncharacterized protein LOC134790626, coding for MRCLILLAIVAAAHAHPALIFTQALQPIGVEYAENAGPLVRPHPAVEQNAARDAHLPRELLKSRDFYDNPAIAEALAKESWFTNKEMQVVEREAEKIPRERIYKIVKSAGFLDQ